The DNA region AAGATCGATCCCCGCCTGGCGGGGAGCGGACTGCTGTTCGGCTTCGGCTCGACGCAGGACGCGAAGGACCCCGAGCGGGTCATCGCGCAGGCGGCGGCCGGCGGCCTCGGCCTTCCCGATCGCGACTACTACACCGACCAGGACGACAAGTCGAAGGAGATCCGGCGGCGCTACCTCGACCACGTCGCGCGGATGCTCGAGCTCGCCGGCGACTCCGACGAGGCGGCGGCCCGCGGGGCGCAGACGGTGATGCGCCTCGAGACGGCGCTGGCGACGGCGTCGCTGACCCGCGTCGAGCAGCGCGACCCGTACAAGGTCTTCAACAAGATGACGGTGGCGAAGCTGCGCAAGCTCGCCCCCGCGTTCGACTGGACCGCCTACCTCGCCGCGGTCGGCGCCTCGGCGGAAGGGGACCTCAACGTCACCGAGCCGAGGTTCTTCGCGGAGCTGGGCAGACGGCTCGAGGCCGAGCCGCTCGAGGACTGGAAGACGCTGATGCGCTGGCACGTGCTCAACGCCAAGGCGGCGTACCTCCCCGCCGCGTTCGAGCGCGCGGACTTCGAGTTCCACCAGGCGACCCTCCGCGGGGTGAAGGAGATGGCGCCGCGCTGGAAACGCTGCGTCGCGCTCGTCGACGGCCAGCTCGGCGAGGCGCTCGGCCGCCTGTTCGTGGAGGAGGCGTTCCCCGCCCAGGCGAAGGCCGCGGCGGCGACGATGGTCGCCGAGATCCGGCTCGCTATGGAAAAGCGCCTGCAGGGGCTCGCGTGGATGGGCTCCGCGACCAGGACGAAGGCGCTCGCGAAGCTCCGGGGGATGAAGGACAAGGTCGGGTATCCCGACACCTTCCGCGACTACTCGAAGATCGCGGTCTCCCGCGACGACTTTCTCGGGAACGTCGAACGCGCGGCGGCGTTCGAGACGCGCCGGCAGATCGGGAAGATCGGACGGCCCGTCGACCGGAAGGAGTGGGGGATGACGCCCCCGACGGTCAACGCCTACTACAACCCGCTGATGAACGACATGAACTTCCCGGCGGGGGTCCTCCTGCCGCCGCTGTTCGACCTGAAGATGGACGCCGCGCCGAACTACGGGAACACCGGCGGCACCATCGGTCACGAGCTGATCCACGGCTTCGACGACGAGGGGCGGAAGTTCGACGCCGACGGATCCCTGCGCGACTGGTGGACGAAGAAGGACGCGAAGGCGTTCGAGGAGCGGATCGCGTGCATCCGCGAACAGTACGCGGAGTACACGATCCTCGACGACATCAAGATCAACAGCGCCCTGACGTCGGGAGAGGACGTCGCCGACCTCGGCGGGACGATCCTGGCGTACGAGGCGTGGAAACACGCGACGCAGAACCAGCGCCT from Candidatus Polarisedimenticolaceae bacterium includes:
- a CDS encoding M13 family metallopeptidase, translating into MLRRAVVVALTCVLPALPARAVEKRPLTELPYTPSLETAFMDKAADPCEDFYQYACGNWIKINPIPPDQSSWSVYGKLYDDNQQYLWGLLEQAASPDPSRPAHVKQVGDYFAACLDEKGIESKGLAPVRADLDAIAALASKEGIAAVAGKIDPRLAGSGLLFGFGSTQDAKDPERVIAQAAAGGLGLPDRDYYTDQDDKSKEIRRRYLDHVARMLELAGDSDEAAARGAQTVMRLETALATASLTRVEQRDPYKVFNKMTVAKLRKLAPAFDWTAYLAAVGASAEGDLNVTEPRFFAELGRRLEAEPLEDWKTLMRWHVLNAKAAYLPAAFERADFEFHQATLRGVKEMAPRWKRCVALVDGQLGEALGRLFVEEAFPAQAKAAAATMVAEIRLAMEKRLQGLAWMGSATRTKALAKLRGMKDKVGYPDTFRDYSKIAVSRDDFLGNVERAAAFETRRQIGKIGRPVDRKEWGMTPPTVNAYYNPLMNDMNFPAGVLLPPLFDLKMDAAPNYGNTGGTIGHELIHGFDDEGRKFDADGSLRDWWTKKDAKAFEERIACIREQYAEYTILDDIKINSALTSGEDVADLGGTILAYEAWKHATQNQRLMPVDGLTPDQRFFVGFAQWVCGDRTPESARLRAKTDPHSPGRYRINGVVVNMPEFAEAFQCKAGDAMVREKVCKVW